The genomic window TCAAGAGAAGAGTCCAAGGTCAAGAAGACCCTCTATAACAAGGCTAAGAAGAAACGCTGGTGGAGAAACGCTCTGTTGTTCTTCAAATGGAAGTGGCTCTCCAACAACCACCATGAATGTGATGATATTCAGACTAATAATTTTGAACATGATGTGCATCACGCAAGAGCTAGAGCTTTCAGGGCTTCAATGTCGGGTCCACTTTACATAACGGAGAGCAGAAGTGGGTCAAGTACTCCATATAGAAGCACAAGCCGGCCATCTTCAGGCCCACTTGCCCGAATTCTCTCTCCGGTGAACAGGAGTGAGTTTCAAGTTCCGTATTTGAGTCTCAGGGAGCTCAACATGGAGCAGCAACAACGCCAGAGAATGTCTACTTCTTCAATGCCACTATATTTGGTGACTTAGAATATTTTAAGTTCTCtcgtatataatataaattttaagttttcttaaagatttggtttttgAGCTTGTGGTTGTGGGGGCTCTCTTAGGTATTTCGGATTTCCCCGCCATCTGGTTTCTGTAAATTAGCTGCAAAGGTGTTTGTTTGCTTGATCCTCTGGTTATGGTGGAGGGAGGAAAGGCTGAATTCTCCTCCCCCTTTTGTGTTcaatttgtatttatcattttattgattTCTGCAACTAATGAAGTCGGTCACTTCATATTTCCTTTATTCTGTGCATTATTGCCAAGACAGTGAGTGTCTAAATGGTTAAATCGAGTAAAGACAAAcctcaaattttcattccatcttcatcatttatcacaaaatttgatataatctaCTTTAATGTAATCTTTACGATGATTCTTATAAGTTTGAATTGGTGGTTGGCTCCGCTGTTAACATGGACCATTCAGGGGTTAATCTTTCCAGTTTCCCTCCACGTGTTATGTTAACATTGGACCTTTCAGAAGTTTTACTTTGCAATTTTATGCGAAgtgatgtttaagtttttgaaattttataaatgtgcTTGTTTTTACACCAATtcttggatgagaaatagtcctttgggtatttgattatgatttccCCTTAGACTGCACAACCCTAAAAGTTTTCAAGGGGTggcataaaaatatttta from Mangifera indica cultivar Alphonso unplaced genomic scaffold, CATAS_Mindica_2.1 Un_0099, whole genome shotgun sequence includes these protein-coding regions:
- the LOC123207746 gene encoding uncharacterized protein LOC123207746; its protein translation is MSHKSPIFPLPESQHFSDYGFDPQIDYFQVLEEARKQKKELSRSIDSFHFKLQKPISREESKVKKTLYNKAKKKRWWRNALLFFKWKWLSNNHHECDDIQTNNFEHDVHHARARAFRASMSGPLYITESRSGSSTPYRSTSRPSSGPLARILSPVNRSEFQVPYLSLRELNMEQQQRQRMSTSSMPLYLVT